The following proteins are co-located in the Doryrhamphus excisus isolate RoL2022-K1 chromosome 3, RoL_Dexc_1.0, whole genome shotgun sequence genome:
- the LOC131125232 gene encoding cAMP-specific 3',5'-cyclic phosphodiesterase 4B-like isoform X4: MSLNIFSCNVKMGLCCCEKERTNFGMLTSWNKFKRMLNRELSHLSEMSRSGNQVSEYISNTFLDKQNELELPCPVPKSRERKRRQGQQQQQQQGGMMTQIGQVRKSSYATCISGSTNSRFGVKTDQEELLSKDLEGINKWGLNIFKVAEHSHNRPLTCIMYAIFQERDLMRTFKIPTDAFVTFMLTLESHYHSDVAYHNSLHAADVAQSTHILLSTPALDAVFTDLEILAAIFAAAIHDVDHPGVSNQFLINTNSELALMYNDESVLENHHLAVGFKLLQEENCDIFQNLTKKQRQTLRRMVIDMVLATDMSKHMSLLADLKTMVETKKVTSSGVLLLDNYTDRMQVLRNMVHCADLSNPTKPLDLYRQWTDRIMDEFFHQGDRERERGMEISPMCDKHTASVERTQVGFIDYIVHPLWETWADLVHPDAQDILDMLEDNRNWYQGMIPQSPSPPFYSSDRETGSHGEVEGGPVASKFQFELTLDDQESESVEMVCDGVTLQGHPSHQEGVDAATHDVSPAET; the protein is encoded by the exons ATGAGTTTGAACATTTTTTCTTGCAACGTGAAAATGGGACTATGTTGCTGTGAAAAAGAGAGGACAAACTTTGGGATGCTAACTAGCTGGAATAAG TTCAAAAGGATGCTGAACCGGGAGTTAAGCCACCTGTCTGAGATGAGTCGCTCGGGCAACCAAGTGTCAGAGTACATCTCCAACACCTTCCTAG ACAAACAGAATGAGCTGGAGCTTCCATGTCCGGTTCCCAAGTCAAGGGAAAGGAAGCGGAGGCAAggccagcagcagcaacaacagcaaggGGGAATGATGACTCAAATCGGCCAGGTGAGGAAGAGCAGCTACGCGACCTGTATCTCTGGAAGCACCAACAGCCGCTTTGGAGTCAAGACAGACCAGGAAGAACTGCTGTCGAAG GACCTGGAAGGCATCAATAAATGGGGACTGAATATCTTCAAGGTGGCAGAGCACTCTCACAACCGGCCCCTCACGTGCATCATGTACGCCATCTTCCAG GAGCGAGACTTGATGAGAACGTTCAAGATTCCAACAGACGCCTTTGTGACGTTTATGCTGACCCTGGAGAGCCACTATCACTCTGATGTGGCCTACCACAACAGCCTGCACGCCGCAGACGTGGCCCAGTCCACTCACATCCTCCTGTCCACTCCGGCACTGGAT GCAGTCTTCACTGATCTGGAGATCTTGGCAGCTATTTTTGCAGCTGCAATTCATGACGTGGATCACCCAGGAGTGTCCAACCAGTTTCTAATCAACACCA ACTCCGAACTGGCTCTGATGTACAACGATGAGTCGGTGCTGGAGAACCACCACCTGGCTGTGGGTTTTAAACTGCTGCAGGAAGAGAACTGCGACATTTTCCAGAACCTGACCAAGAAACAGAGGCAGACTCTCAGGAGGATGGTGATAGACATG GTTCTGGCAACTGACATGTCGAAACACATGAGCCTGTTGGCAGATCTGAAGACTATGGTGGAAACCAAGAAGGTGACCAGCTCTGGAGTCCTCCTGTTGGACAACTACACCGACAGGATGCAG GTTCTCCGTAACATGGTTCACTGTGCTGATCTGAGCAATCCCACCAAGCCTTTGGATCTGTACCGACAGTGGACAGACAGGATCATGGATGAGTTCTTCCATCAGGGAGACCGAGAAAGGGAGCGGGGTATGGAGATCAGCCCCATGTGTGACAAACACACAGCATCGGTGGAGAGGACGCAG GTGGGCTTCATTGACTACATCGTGCATCCTCTGTGGGAGACGTGGGCCGACCTGGTCCACCCGGATGCCCAGGACATCCTGGATATGCTGGAGGACAATAGAAACTGGTATCAGGGTATGATCCCTCAGAGCCCCTCCCCTCCGTTTTACTCGAGTGACAGAGAAACCGGATCACACGGGGAGGTGGAGGGCGGCCCCGTGGCAAGCAAATTCCAGTTTGAACTGACGCTGGACGACCAGGAAAGCGAGAGCGTGGAAATGGTGTGCGACGGCGTGACACTCCAAGGTCATCCCTCGCATCAGGAGGGGGTCGACGCGGCCACACATGACGTCTCCCCAGCGGAGACATAG
- the LOC131125232 gene encoding cAMP-specific 3',5'-cyclic phosphodiesterase 4B-like isoform X5 — translation METMEELDWCLDQLETIQTYRSVSDMASNKFKRMLNRELSHLSEMSRSGNQVSEYISNTFLDKQNELELPCPVPKSRERKRRQGQQQQQQQGGMMTQIGQVRKSSYATCISGSTNSRFGVKTDQEELLSKDLEGINKWGLNIFKVAEHSHNRPLTCIMYAIFQERDLMRTFKIPTDAFVTFMLTLESHYHSDVAYHNSLHAADVAQSTHILLSTPALDAVFTDLEILAAIFAAAIHDVDHPGVSNQFLINTNSELALMYNDESVLENHHLAVGFKLLQEENCDIFQNLTKKQRQTLRRMVIDMVLATDMSKHMSLLADLKTMVETKKVTSSGVLLLDNYTDRMQVLRNMVHCADLSNPTKPLDLYRQWTDRIMDEFFHQGDRERERGMEISPMCDKHTASVERTQVGFIDYIVHPLWETWADLVHPDAQDILDMLEDNRNWYQGMIPQSPSPPFYSSDRETGSHGEVEGGPVASKFQFELTLDDQESESVEMVCDGVTLQGHPSHQEGVDAATHDVSPAET, via the exons ATGGAGACCATGGAAGAGCTGGACTGGTGTCTGGACCAGTTGGAGACCATCCAGACCTACCGCTCTGTCAGTGACATGGCATCCAACAAG TTCAAAAGGATGCTGAACCGGGAGTTAAGCCACCTGTCTGAGATGAGTCGCTCGGGCAACCAAGTGTCAGAGTACATCTCCAACACCTTCCTAG ACAAACAGAATGAGCTGGAGCTTCCATGTCCGGTTCCCAAGTCAAGGGAAAGGAAGCGGAGGCAAggccagcagcagcaacaacagcaaggGGGAATGATGACTCAAATCGGCCAGGTGAGGAAGAGCAGCTACGCGACCTGTATCTCTGGAAGCACCAACAGCCGCTTTGGAGTCAAGACAGACCAGGAAGAACTGCTGTCGAAG GACCTGGAAGGCATCAATAAATGGGGACTGAATATCTTCAAGGTGGCAGAGCACTCTCACAACCGGCCCCTCACGTGCATCATGTACGCCATCTTCCAG GAGCGAGACTTGATGAGAACGTTCAAGATTCCAACAGACGCCTTTGTGACGTTTATGCTGACCCTGGAGAGCCACTATCACTCTGATGTGGCCTACCACAACAGCCTGCACGCCGCAGACGTGGCCCAGTCCACTCACATCCTCCTGTCCACTCCGGCACTGGAT GCAGTCTTCACTGATCTGGAGATCTTGGCAGCTATTTTTGCAGCTGCAATTCATGACGTGGATCACCCAGGAGTGTCCAACCAGTTTCTAATCAACACCA ACTCCGAACTGGCTCTGATGTACAACGATGAGTCGGTGCTGGAGAACCACCACCTGGCTGTGGGTTTTAAACTGCTGCAGGAAGAGAACTGCGACATTTTCCAGAACCTGACCAAGAAACAGAGGCAGACTCTCAGGAGGATGGTGATAGACATG GTTCTGGCAACTGACATGTCGAAACACATGAGCCTGTTGGCAGATCTGAAGACTATGGTGGAAACCAAGAAGGTGACCAGCTCTGGAGTCCTCCTGTTGGACAACTACACCGACAGGATGCAG GTTCTCCGTAACATGGTTCACTGTGCTGATCTGAGCAATCCCACCAAGCCTTTGGATCTGTACCGACAGTGGACAGACAGGATCATGGATGAGTTCTTCCATCAGGGAGACCGAGAAAGGGAGCGGGGTATGGAGATCAGCCCCATGTGTGACAAACACACAGCATCGGTGGAGAGGACGCAG GTGGGCTTCATTGACTACATCGTGCATCCTCTGTGGGAGACGTGGGCCGACCTGGTCCACCCGGATGCCCAGGACATCCTGGATATGCTGGAGGACAATAGAAACTGGTATCAGGGTATGATCCCTCAGAGCCCCTCCCCTCCGTTTTACTCGAGTGACAGAGAAACCGGATCACACGGGGAGGTGGAGGGCGGCCCCGTGGCAAGCAAATTCCAGTTTGAACTGACGCTGGACGACCAGGAAAGCGAGAGCGTGGAAATGGTGTGCGACGGCGTGACACTCCAAGGTCATCCCTCGCATCAGGAGGGGGTCGACGCGGCCACACATGACGTCTCCCCAGCGGAGACATAG
- the LOC131125232 gene encoding cAMP-specific 3',5'-cyclic phosphodiesterase 4B-like isoform X1 has translation MMKKSRSVQGVTPGDENKDPAAGQFSSGSTLGVEVCKVHRRFSGNLQLPPLSWRQAEKERERGSLLSPEGDPGTCTRPTSLPIATLPRIDITKADNSLEGENGQSLCCSPSVPQGSPSSGLVLPPNLAGHGQRRESFLYRSDSDYELSPKSLSRNSSIMGELHGEDLIVTPFAQVLASLRTVRNNFTTLTNVQCASTKRSPAANQPSVTKVCLSDESYQKLAMETMEELDWCLDQLETIQTYRSVSDMASNKFKRMLNRELSHLSEMSRSGNQVSEYISNTFLDKQNELELPCPVPKSRERKRRQGQQQQQQQGGMMTQIGQVRKSSYATCISGSTNSRFGVKTDQEELLSKDLEGINKWGLNIFKVAEHSHNRPLTCIMYAIFQERDLMRTFKIPTDAFVTFMLTLESHYHSDVAYHNSLHAADVAQSTHILLSTPALDAVFTDLEILAAIFAAAIHDVDHPGVSNQFLINTNSELALMYNDESVLENHHLAVGFKLLQEENCDIFQNLTKKQRQTLRRMVIDMVLATDMSKHMSLLADLKTMVETKKVTSSGVLLLDNYTDRMQVLRNMVHCADLSNPTKPLDLYRQWTDRIMDEFFHQGDRERERGMEISPMCDKHTASVERTQVGFIDYIVHPLWETWADLVHPDAQDILDMLEDNRNWYQGMIPQSPSPPFYSSDRETGSHGEVEGGPVASKFQFELTLDDQESESVEMVCDGVTLQGHPSHQEGVDAATHDVSPAET, from the exons GAGAATAAGGACCCTGCTGCGGGGCAGTTTTCCTCGGGCAGCACTCTTGGAGTGGAGGTGTGCAAAGTACATCGGCGCTTTTCCGGCAACTTGCAGCTGCCTCCGTTGTCATGGCGACAGGCTGAGAAAGAAAGGGAGAGGGGAAGTTTGCTATCACCAGAGGGCGATCCGGGGACTTGCACCAGACCGACAAGTTTGCCTATCGCCACTCTCCCACGCATTGACATCACTAAGGCTGACAACAG CTTAGAGGGAGAGAATGGACAATCTTTATGCTGCAGTCCTTCAGTCCCACAAGGGTCCCCAAGTTCGGGCCTGGTACTCCCCCCCAACCTGGCAGGCCACGGCCAGCGTCGAGAGTCCTTCCTCTACCGCTCCGACAGTGACTATGAATTATCACCCAAGTCCCTTTCTCGAAACTCTTCCATCATGGGAGAACT GCATGGAGAGGACCTGATAGTGACTCCATTCGCCCAG gtCCTGGCAAGCCTTCGGACAGTCAGGAACAACTTCACCACCTTGACCAATGTGCAGTGTGCATCTACTaa GAGGTCTCCTGCTGCCAATCAGCCTTCCGTCACCAAAGTCTGTCTGTCAG ATGAGTCTTACCAGAAACTTGCTATGGAGACCATGGAAGAGCTGGACTGGTGTCTGGACCAGTTGGAGACCATCCAGACCTACCGCTCTGTCAGTGACATGGCATCCAACAAG TTCAAAAGGATGCTGAACCGGGAGTTAAGCCACCTGTCTGAGATGAGTCGCTCGGGCAACCAAGTGTCAGAGTACATCTCCAACACCTTCCTAG ACAAACAGAATGAGCTGGAGCTTCCATGTCCGGTTCCCAAGTCAAGGGAAAGGAAGCGGAGGCAAggccagcagcagcaacaacagcaaggGGGAATGATGACTCAAATCGGCCAGGTGAGGAAGAGCAGCTACGCGACCTGTATCTCTGGAAGCACCAACAGCCGCTTTGGAGTCAAGACAGACCAGGAAGAACTGCTGTCGAAG GACCTGGAAGGCATCAATAAATGGGGACTGAATATCTTCAAGGTGGCAGAGCACTCTCACAACCGGCCCCTCACGTGCATCATGTACGCCATCTTCCAG GAGCGAGACTTGATGAGAACGTTCAAGATTCCAACAGACGCCTTTGTGACGTTTATGCTGACCCTGGAGAGCCACTATCACTCTGATGTGGCCTACCACAACAGCCTGCACGCCGCAGACGTGGCCCAGTCCACTCACATCCTCCTGTCCACTCCGGCACTGGAT GCAGTCTTCACTGATCTGGAGATCTTGGCAGCTATTTTTGCAGCTGCAATTCATGACGTGGATCACCCAGGAGTGTCCAACCAGTTTCTAATCAACACCA ACTCCGAACTGGCTCTGATGTACAACGATGAGTCGGTGCTGGAGAACCACCACCTGGCTGTGGGTTTTAAACTGCTGCAGGAAGAGAACTGCGACATTTTCCAGAACCTGACCAAGAAACAGAGGCAGACTCTCAGGAGGATGGTGATAGACATG GTTCTGGCAACTGACATGTCGAAACACATGAGCCTGTTGGCAGATCTGAAGACTATGGTGGAAACCAAGAAGGTGACCAGCTCTGGAGTCCTCCTGTTGGACAACTACACCGACAGGATGCAG GTTCTCCGTAACATGGTTCACTGTGCTGATCTGAGCAATCCCACCAAGCCTTTGGATCTGTACCGACAGTGGACAGACAGGATCATGGATGAGTTCTTCCATCAGGGAGACCGAGAAAGGGAGCGGGGTATGGAGATCAGCCCCATGTGTGACAAACACACAGCATCGGTGGAGAGGACGCAG GTGGGCTTCATTGACTACATCGTGCATCCTCTGTGGGAGACGTGGGCCGACCTGGTCCACCCGGATGCCCAGGACATCCTGGATATGCTGGAGGACAATAGAAACTGGTATCAGGGTATGATCCCTCAGAGCCCCTCCCCTCCGTTTTACTCGAGTGACAGAGAAACCGGATCACACGGGGAGGTGGAGGGCGGCCCCGTGGCAAGCAAATTCCAGTTTGAACTGACGCTGGACGACCAGGAAAGCGAGAGCGTGGAAATGGTGTGCGACGGCGTGACACTCCAAGGTCATCCCTCGCATCAGGAGGGGGTCGACGCGGCCACACATGACGTCTCCCCAGCGGAGACATAG
- the LOC131125232 gene encoding cAMP-specific 3',5'-cyclic phosphodiesterase 4B-like isoform X3, producing the protein MCDAYEVDGSFSRKDESYQKLAMETMEELDWCLDQLETIQTYRSVSDMASNKFKRMLNRELSHLSEMSRSGNQVSEYISNTFLDKQNELELPCPVPKSRERKRRQGQQQQQQQGGMMTQIGQVRKSSYATCISGSTNSRFGVKTDQEELLSKDLEGINKWGLNIFKVAEHSHNRPLTCIMYAIFQERDLMRTFKIPTDAFVTFMLTLESHYHSDVAYHNSLHAADVAQSTHILLSTPALDAVFTDLEILAAIFAAAIHDVDHPGVSNQFLINTNSELALMYNDESVLENHHLAVGFKLLQEENCDIFQNLTKKQRQTLRRMVIDMVLATDMSKHMSLLADLKTMVETKKVTSSGVLLLDNYTDRMQVLRNMVHCADLSNPTKPLDLYRQWTDRIMDEFFHQGDRERERGMEISPMCDKHTASVERTQVGFIDYIVHPLWETWADLVHPDAQDILDMLEDNRNWYQGMIPQSPSPPFYSSDRETGSHGEVEGGPVASKFQFELTLDDQESESVEMVCDGVTLQGHPSHQEGVDAATHDVSPAET; encoded by the exons ATGTGTGACGCTTATGAGGTCGACGGGTCTTTTTCAAGGAAAG ATGAGTCTTACCAGAAACTTGCTATGGAGACCATGGAAGAGCTGGACTGGTGTCTGGACCAGTTGGAGACCATCCAGACCTACCGCTCTGTCAGTGACATGGCATCCAACAAG TTCAAAAGGATGCTGAACCGGGAGTTAAGCCACCTGTCTGAGATGAGTCGCTCGGGCAACCAAGTGTCAGAGTACATCTCCAACACCTTCCTAG ACAAACAGAATGAGCTGGAGCTTCCATGTCCGGTTCCCAAGTCAAGGGAAAGGAAGCGGAGGCAAggccagcagcagcaacaacagcaaggGGGAATGATGACTCAAATCGGCCAGGTGAGGAAGAGCAGCTACGCGACCTGTATCTCTGGAAGCACCAACAGCCGCTTTGGAGTCAAGACAGACCAGGAAGAACTGCTGTCGAAG GACCTGGAAGGCATCAATAAATGGGGACTGAATATCTTCAAGGTGGCAGAGCACTCTCACAACCGGCCCCTCACGTGCATCATGTACGCCATCTTCCAG GAGCGAGACTTGATGAGAACGTTCAAGATTCCAACAGACGCCTTTGTGACGTTTATGCTGACCCTGGAGAGCCACTATCACTCTGATGTGGCCTACCACAACAGCCTGCACGCCGCAGACGTGGCCCAGTCCACTCACATCCTCCTGTCCACTCCGGCACTGGAT GCAGTCTTCACTGATCTGGAGATCTTGGCAGCTATTTTTGCAGCTGCAATTCATGACGTGGATCACCCAGGAGTGTCCAACCAGTTTCTAATCAACACCA ACTCCGAACTGGCTCTGATGTACAACGATGAGTCGGTGCTGGAGAACCACCACCTGGCTGTGGGTTTTAAACTGCTGCAGGAAGAGAACTGCGACATTTTCCAGAACCTGACCAAGAAACAGAGGCAGACTCTCAGGAGGATGGTGATAGACATG GTTCTGGCAACTGACATGTCGAAACACATGAGCCTGTTGGCAGATCTGAAGACTATGGTGGAAACCAAGAAGGTGACCAGCTCTGGAGTCCTCCTGTTGGACAACTACACCGACAGGATGCAG GTTCTCCGTAACATGGTTCACTGTGCTGATCTGAGCAATCCCACCAAGCCTTTGGATCTGTACCGACAGTGGACAGACAGGATCATGGATGAGTTCTTCCATCAGGGAGACCGAGAAAGGGAGCGGGGTATGGAGATCAGCCCCATGTGTGACAAACACACAGCATCGGTGGAGAGGACGCAG GTGGGCTTCATTGACTACATCGTGCATCCTCTGTGGGAGACGTGGGCCGACCTGGTCCACCCGGATGCCCAGGACATCCTGGATATGCTGGAGGACAATAGAAACTGGTATCAGGGTATGATCCCTCAGAGCCCCTCCCCTCCGTTTTACTCGAGTGACAGAGAAACCGGATCACACGGGGAGGTGGAGGGCGGCCCCGTGGCAAGCAAATTCCAGTTTGAACTGACGCTGGACGACCAGGAAAGCGAGAGCGTGGAAATGGTGTGCGACGGCGTGACACTCCAAGGTCATCCCTCGCATCAGGAGGGGGTCGACGCGGCCACACATGACGTCTCCCCAGCGGAGACATAG
- the LOC131125232 gene encoding cAMP-specific 3',5'-cyclic phosphodiesterase 4B-like isoform X2: MLRRSPRCRTGHFDFSEEVISGAHLWAPSLEGENGQSLCCSPSVPQGSPSSGLVLPPNLAGHGQRRESFLYRSDSDYELSPKSLSRNSSIMGELHGEDLIVTPFAQVLASLRTVRNNFTTLTNVQCASTKRSPAANQPSVTKVCLSDESYQKLAMETMEELDWCLDQLETIQTYRSVSDMASNKFKRMLNRELSHLSEMSRSGNQVSEYISNTFLDKQNELELPCPVPKSRERKRRQGQQQQQQQGGMMTQIGQVRKSSYATCISGSTNSRFGVKTDQEELLSKDLEGINKWGLNIFKVAEHSHNRPLTCIMYAIFQERDLMRTFKIPTDAFVTFMLTLESHYHSDVAYHNSLHAADVAQSTHILLSTPALDAVFTDLEILAAIFAAAIHDVDHPGVSNQFLINTNSELALMYNDESVLENHHLAVGFKLLQEENCDIFQNLTKKQRQTLRRMVIDMVLATDMSKHMSLLADLKTMVETKKVTSSGVLLLDNYTDRMQVLRNMVHCADLSNPTKPLDLYRQWTDRIMDEFFHQGDRERERGMEISPMCDKHTASVERTQVGFIDYIVHPLWETWADLVHPDAQDILDMLEDNRNWYQGMIPQSPSPPFYSSDRETGSHGEVEGGPVASKFQFELTLDDQESESVEMVCDGVTLQGHPSHQEGVDAATHDVSPAET, translated from the exons ATGTTACGAAGGTCCCCAAGGTGCAGAACCGGGCACTTTGATTTCAGCGAGGAGGTGATCAGTGGAGCACACCTCTGGGCTCCCAG CTTAGAGGGAGAGAATGGACAATCTTTATGCTGCAGTCCTTCAGTCCCACAAGGGTCCCCAAGTTCGGGCCTGGTACTCCCCCCCAACCTGGCAGGCCACGGCCAGCGTCGAGAGTCCTTCCTCTACCGCTCCGACAGTGACTATGAATTATCACCCAAGTCCCTTTCTCGAAACTCTTCCATCATGGGAGAACT GCATGGAGAGGACCTGATAGTGACTCCATTCGCCCAG gtCCTGGCAAGCCTTCGGACAGTCAGGAACAACTTCACCACCTTGACCAATGTGCAGTGTGCATCTACTaa GAGGTCTCCTGCTGCCAATCAGCCTTCCGTCACCAAAGTCTGTCTGTCAG ATGAGTCTTACCAGAAACTTGCTATGGAGACCATGGAAGAGCTGGACTGGTGTCTGGACCAGTTGGAGACCATCCAGACCTACCGCTCTGTCAGTGACATGGCATCCAACAAG TTCAAAAGGATGCTGAACCGGGAGTTAAGCCACCTGTCTGAGATGAGTCGCTCGGGCAACCAAGTGTCAGAGTACATCTCCAACACCTTCCTAG ACAAACAGAATGAGCTGGAGCTTCCATGTCCGGTTCCCAAGTCAAGGGAAAGGAAGCGGAGGCAAggccagcagcagcaacaacagcaaggGGGAATGATGACTCAAATCGGCCAGGTGAGGAAGAGCAGCTACGCGACCTGTATCTCTGGAAGCACCAACAGCCGCTTTGGAGTCAAGACAGACCAGGAAGAACTGCTGTCGAAG GACCTGGAAGGCATCAATAAATGGGGACTGAATATCTTCAAGGTGGCAGAGCACTCTCACAACCGGCCCCTCACGTGCATCATGTACGCCATCTTCCAG GAGCGAGACTTGATGAGAACGTTCAAGATTCCAACAGACGCCTTTGTGACGTTTATGCTGACCCTGGAGAGCCACTATCACTCTGATGTGGCCTACCACAACAGCCTGCACGCCGCAGACGTGGCCCAGTCCACTCACATCCTCCTGTCCACTCCGGCACTGGAT GCAGTCTTCACTGATCTGGAGATCTTGGCAGCTATTTTTGCAGCTGCAATTCATGACGTGGATCACCCAGGAGTGTCCAACCAGTTTCTAATCAACACCA ACTCCGAACTGGCTCTGATGTACAACGATGAGTCGGTGCTGGAGAACCACCACCTGGCTGTGGGTTTTAAACTGCTGCAGGAAGAGAACTGCGACATTTTCCAGAACCTGACCAAGAAACAGAGGCAGACTCTCAGGAGGATGGTGATAGACATG GTTCTGGCAACTGACATGTCGAAACACATGAGCCTGTTGGCAGATCTGAAGACTATGGTGGAAACCAAGAAGGTGACCAGCTCTGGAGTCCTCCTGTTGGACAACTACACCGACAGGATGCAG GTTCTCCGTAACATGGTTCACTGTGCTGATCTGAGCAATCCCACCAAGCCTTTGGATCTGTACCGACAGTGGACAGACAGGATCATGGATGAGTTCTTCCATCAGGGAGACCGAGAAAGGGAGCGGGGTATGGAGATCAGCCCCATGTGTGACAAACACACAGCATCGGTGGAGAGGACGCAG GTGGGCTTCATTGACTACATCGTGCATCCTCTGTGGGAGACGTGGGCCGACCTGGTCCACCCGGATGCCCAGGACATCCTGGATATGCTGGAGGACAATAGAAACTGGTATCAGGGTATGATCCCTCAGAGCCCCTCCCCTCCGTTTTACTCGAGTGACAGAGAAACCGGATCACACGGGGAGGTGGAGGGCGGCCCCGTGGCAAGCAAATTCCAGTTTGAACTGACGCTGGACGACCAGGAAAGCGAGAGCGTGGAAATGGTGTGCGACGGCGTGACACTCCAAGGTCATCCCTCGCATCAGGAGGGGGTCGACGCGGCCACACATGACGTCTCCCCAGCGGAGACATAG
- the LOC131125232 gene encoding cAMP-specific 3',5'-cyclic phosphodiesterase 4B-like isoform X6 yields the protein MPEANYLFSVSWGYIKFKRMLNRELSHLSEMSRSGNQVSEYISNTFLDKQNELELPCPVPKSRERKRRQGQQQQQQQGGMMTQIGQVRKSSYATCISGSTNSRFGVKTDQEELLSKDLEGINKWGLNIFKVAEHSHNRPLTCIMYAIFQERDLMRTFKIPTDAFVTFMLTLESHYHSDVAYHNSLHAADVAQSTHILLSTPALDAVFTDLEILAAIFAAAIHDVDHPGVSNQFLINTNSELALMYNDESVLENHHLAVGFKLLQEENCDIFQNLTKKQRQTLRRMVIDMVLATDMSKHMSLLADLKTMVETKKVTSSGVLLLDNYTDRMQVLRNMVHCADLSNPTKPLDLYRQWTDRIMDEFFHQGDRERERGMEISPMCDKHTASVERTQVGFIDYIVHPLWETWADLVHPDAQDILDMLEDNRNWYQGMIPQSPSPPFYSSDRETGSHGEVEGGPVASKFQFELTLDDQESESVEMVCDGVTLQGHPSHQEGVDAATHDVSPAET from the exons ATGCCTGAGGCCAACTACCTGTTCTCTGTGTCATGGGGATACATCAAG TTCAAAAGGATGCTGAACCGGGAGTTAAGCCACCTGTCTGAGATGAGTCGCTCGGGCAACCAAGTGTCAGAGTACATCTCCAACACCTTCCTAG ACAAACAGAATGAGCTGGAGCTTCCATGTCCGGTTCCCAAGTCAAGGGAAAGGAAGCGGAGGCAAggccagcagcagcaacaacagcaaggGGGAATGATGACTCAAATCGGCCAGGTGAGGAAGAGCAGCTACGCGACCTGTATCTCTGGAAGCACCAACAGCCGCTTTGGAGTCAAGACAGACCAGGAAGAACTGCTGTCGAAG GACCTGGAAGGCATCAATAAATGGGGACTGAATATCTTCAAGGTGGCAGAGCACTCTCACAACCGGCCCCTCACGTGCATCATGTACGCCATCTTCCAG GAGCGAGACTTGATGAGAACGTTCAAGATTCCAACAGACGCCTTTGTGACGTTTATGCTGACCCTGGAGAGCCACTATCACTCTGATGTGGCCTACCACAACAGCCTGCACGCCGCAGACGTGGCCCAGTCCACTCACATCCTCCTGTCCACTCCGGCACTGGAT GCAGTCTTCACTGATCTGGAGATCTTGGCAGCTATTTTTGCAGCTGCAATTCATGACGTGGATCACCCAGGAGTGTCCAACCAGTTTCTAATCAACACCA ACTCCGAACTGGCTCTGATGTACAACGATGAGTCGGTGCTGGAGAACCACCACCTGGCTGTGGGTTTTAAACTGCTGCAGGAAGAGAACTGCGACATTTTCCAGAACCTGACCAAGAAACAGAGGCAGACTCTCAGGAGGATGGTGATAGACATG GTTCTGGCAACTGACATGTCGAAACACATGAGCCTGTTGGCAGATCTGAAGACTATGGTGGAAACCAAGAAGGTGACCAGCTCTGGAGTCCTCCTGTTGGACAACTACACCGACAGGATGCAG GTTCTCCGTAACATGGTTCACTGTGCTGATCTGAGCAATCCCACCAAGCCTTTGGATCTGTACCGACAGTGGACAGACAGGATCATGGATGAGTTCTTCCATCAGGGAGACCGAGAAAGGGAGCGGGGTATGGAGATCAGCCCCATGTGTGACAAACACACAGCATCGGTGGAGAGGACGCAG GTGGGCTTCATTGACTACATCGTGCATCCTCTGTGGGAGACGTGGGCCGACCTGGTCCACCCGGATGCCCAGGACATCCTGGATATGCTGGAGGACAATAGAAACTGGTATCAGGGTATGATCCCTCAGAGCCCCTCCCCTCCGTTTTACTCGAGTGACAGAGAAACCGGATCACACGGGGAGGTGGAGGGCGGCCCCGTGGCAAGCAAATTCCAGTTTGAACTGACGCTGGACGACCAGGAAAGCGAGAGCGTGGAAATGGTGTGCGACGGCGTGACACTCCAAGGTCATCCCTCGCATCAGGAGGGGGTCGACGCGGCCACACATGACGTCTCCCCAGCGGAGACATAG